The Pseudofrankia inefficax genome window below encodes:
- a CDS encoding cytochrome P450, with protein MARIGLSEGEPAPEWARRYPAHASGAIRLYGEEFHRDPAAVYWRLRSEHGPVAPVLVDGAVPAWLVLDYREFGQVLENPAHYTRDSAAWNSWDLIPADWPLIPMITKRNTAWFLTGDEHHRRVSVLADGLGSVDPFELRTASERVADALIDAFADQGKADLIAEYAELLPLRVTTALLGIPPVDSAAIVADLAVVVNGGPDAVAANLRLRAGLQAQVTARREHPRFDVLSRLVAHPVRLGDGELLEELQTVFAIVHQATSAWIGNTLRLMLGDARFATTILGGRRSVGEAMAEVLWEDPPGATLTGRWTVGRRMLGQYFLEAGDLLLLSIAAANTDPKIRPGREIIHRNQAHLAYGYGEHRCPLAGQEIGEAIAETAVQVLLDRLPDVELALPIEQLLWRPSLWLRSLMDLPVVFTPAGP; from the coding sequence GTGGCGAGGATTGGTCTGTCGGAGGGGGAACCCGCCCCGGAGTGGGCGCGGCGTTACCCAGCGCATGCCAGTGGCGCGATCCGGCTCTACGGCGAGGAGTTCCATCGCGACCCAGCCGCGGTCTACTGGCGATTACGGTCGGAGCACGGACCGGTGGCGCCGGTACTCGTCGACGGTGCCGTGCCGGCTTGGCTGGTGCTCGACTACCGGGAGTTCGGCCAGGTTCTCGAGAACCCGGCGCACTACACCCGGGACTCTGCCGCGTGGAACAGCTGGGACCTGATTCCGGCGGACTGGCCGCTGATCCCGATGATCACGAAGCGGAACACCGCCTGGTTCCTCACCGGGGACGAACACCACCGCAGGGTGTCCGTGCTGGCCGACGGGCTCGGATCGGTCGACCCGTTCGAGCTGCGGACCGCCAGCGAACGGGTCGCCGACGCACTGATCGACGCCTTCGCCGACCAGGGCAAGGCCGACCTGATCGCCGAATACGCCGAGTTGCTTCCCCTGCGGGTGACGACCGCTCTGCTCGGCATCCCGCCCGTGGACAGCGCGGCGATCGTGGCCGACCTCGCCGTCGTCGTCAACGGTGGCCCGGACGCCGTCGCGGCGAACCTGCGGCTGCGCGCCGGACTGCAGGCGCAGGTGACCGCCCGGCGCGAACATCCGCGGTTCGACGTGCTCTCGCGGCTGGTCGCCCACCCGGTGCGCCTGGGCGACGGCGAGCTGCTGGAGGAGCTGCAGACCGTCTTCGCCATCGTGCACCAGGCCACCTCCGCCTGGATCGGCAACACGCTGCGCCTGATGCTCGGTGATGCGCGGTTCGCGACGACGATCCTCGGTGGGCGGCGCAGCGTCGGCGAGGCCATGGCCGAGGTGCTCTGGGAGGACCCGCCCGGGGCGACCCTCACCGGCCGGTGGACGGTGGGGCGGCGGATGCTCGGGCAGTACTTCCTCGAAGCGGGGGATCTCCTGCTGTTGAGCATCGCGGCGGCCAACACCGACCCGAAGATCCGCCCGGGCAGGGAGATCATCCATCGCAACCAGGCACACCTGGCGTACGGCTACGGCGAGCATCGGTGCCCGCTGGCAGGTCAGGAGATCGGCGAGGCCATCGCGGAGACCGCGGTCCAGGTTCTGCTCGACCGCCTTCCCGACGTCGAGCTCGCGCTACCGATCGAGCAGCTCCTCTGGCGTCCGTCGCTGTGGCTGCGCAGCCTGATGGACCTCCCGGTCGTGTTCACGCCGGCGGGCCCGTGA
- a CDS encoding helix-turn-helix transcriptional regulator, which yields MTTTGAEPDDDRLLRRAVLELHSQLGADMSYGGLVDPRSGHLTIRFLQGNRTDRLHGLLIPPGVGVGGQVLAHGRPVIADVRSSRRQPGRSDWAGTDEGIRAVAAVPVRRAGAIWAVMYAATRSRDQIGSAVSDTFVEMARAFERFLAYHSGGARGDAGGGPYVRPPAPALETLLQIEAELEGLTEHAGDQAVVRDRVASIRQLLQACYGYMGEATARETAFGLTPRELEVVRFIAEGHSNAEAAKHLTVKPETVKSYLRSIMQKLGVHNRTAAVNVARRAGLLP from the coding sequence ATGACGACGACAGGCGCTGAACCCGACGACGACCGCCTGCTTCGCCGCGCAGTCCTCGAGCTGCATTCCCAGCTGGGCGCGGATATGTCGTATGGCGGTCTGGTGGACCCGCGATCCGGCCACCTGACAATCAGATTCCTGCAGGGGAACCGCACCGACCGGCTGCACGGGCTGCTCATCCCCCCTGGTGTGGGTGTCGGCGGCCAGGTCCTGGCGCACGGCCGGCCCGTCATAGCGGATGTCCGCAGCAGCCGTAGACAGCCGGGCCGAAGCGACTGGGCCGGCACCGACGAGGGAATCCGGGCTGTCGCCGCCGTCCCCGTCCGCAGGGCCGGCGCGATCTGGGCGGTGATGTACGCGGCCACGCGGTCGAGAGATCAGATCGGATCAGCCGTCAGTGACACCTTCGTCGAGATGGCGCGCGCGTTCGAAAGATTCCTCGCCTACCACAGTGGCGGGGCCAGAGGGGACGCCGGCGGCGGCCCTTACGTCCGCCCACCCGCGCCAGCCCTGGAGACCCTCCTCCAGATCGAGGCGGAGCTGGAGGGGCTGACCGAACACGCCGGCGACCAGGCGGTGGTGCGGGACCGGGTCGCGTCCATCCGCCAGCTGTTACAGGCCTGCTATGGATACATGGGTGAGGCCACCGCCCGCGAAACCGCCTTCGGCCTGACGCCACGTGAACTCGAGGTGGTCCGGTTCATCGCCGAGGGCCACTCCAACGCGGAGGCCGCGAAACATCTCACGGTGAAACCAGAAACCGTGAAGTCCTATCTACGAAGCATCATGCAGAAGTTGGGCGTCCACAACCGCACCGCCGCCGTCAACGTGGCGCGCCGGGCCGGCCTGCTGCCATAG
- a CDS encoding type I polyketide synthase translates to MHVSPTSGAPSAGDSDGSANRLRARLTDLPESGQIRVVLQLITELVGVLTDRDSSRIPVDPLVSWRRLGIYRDVAGRLRSRLESETGLALPATLLFDRPSPHALAAYLCARVLGSDDEADVALGGPMGGAVAGDPVAIVGMACRLPGGADSPAALWELVRDGREGIVGLPTNRGWDLDALYAPDREQPGTIYTRHGGFLPDISLFDPGFFGIGPREAAAMDPQQRLMLEISWEAFERAGVDPGSLRGSRTGVFTGVSLQDYGPPWHRAPAEAQGQLLTGNALGVVAGRVSYTFGFEGPALSVDTQCSSSLVAIHLAVRSLLSGECGLALAGGVTVMTTPGMLLEFSRKQGLAPDGRCKPFSADADGTGWADGAGVLLLERLSDARRHGHEVLALVRGTAINQDGASNGLAAPSGSAQRRLILAALASAGLDPGDVDVLEAHGTGTALGDPIEAEAAVATYGRGRPPGRPLHLGSLKSNIGHTQAASGVAGVIKMVQAMRHGLLPRTLHVREPSPHVDWSAGGVSLLTEQRPWEAPEGAPRRAAVSSFGVSGTNAHLILEEAVAPPETSEPPGADRPAATTSRPRAAHAPAPVPIVLSGRTAEAVGANAARLAGHLDRHLEITPLDVGLTLSGRVRFESRAVVIVSDERGGHAHLVNTLTRLAENRSTAGLISGVARPAVSGGRTAFLFTGQGSQRPGMGRLLYRAYPEFARALDEICDRFAPLLRRPLRKVMFAPAGSADAALLDQTAYTQAALFTFQTALFRLLQSWGLRPDTLVGHSIGELTAAHAAGVWTLDDACALVAARGRLMQECRPGGAMTAIRAGEADVRSSIAGLAGQVEIAAVNGARSTVIAGDADAVARVAADWTRRGARTKRLTVSHAFHSPHMDGMLAAFRTAARAVTYHPPSLPVMSNLTGGAATEADLMSPEYWVRHVREPVRFLDGVRALHRDGVRAFVEIGPDAVLTALVPGCLPEGAAAEDLAAVATSRAGRSEPETLLVALAELDVAGVAVDWARLCAGRGGRPVDLPTYAFQRRRYWVDGAAVAPAPVAAASTGARATGPDSWRYQVRWEPLSGERAAAAAAGHLATGASIRGTWLVVTGPAGIDGQTLSRLSWLLERLGGRPVHIPLAVADAERGRLAAVLSKHSSSRDDQIGGIVSLLPFEEQPNTLHPGLTDGLAFTCLVAQALDDLGQNAPLWCVTRGAVSTGALDPVTAPTQAMVWGLGRALALERPDAWGGLLDLPATLDDEALALAGVALTAPGGEDQLAVRGGALLVPRLVPAEPADATAASWRPSGTVLITGGTGALGAHAARRFARDGAARLVLVSRRGPAAPGVGELVADLEALGSTVTVEACDLADRDQVTALLDRATGFDEPLTAVVHAAGVLGPVAPLRELGLGELEQVVTGKAGGAALLDELTSPANGDGVPLEAFVLVSSISATWGSGGQSGYCAGNAYLDALASHRHGRGLPATSVAFGPWAEAGLGAEPTLRDYLARRGVAPLPAEPAVTALAEAVAAGTAATTVADVDWGRFLPPFTAPRPTRFFDELSERPVRAATPPAAAGLPVDPAAGDQRAGLARLTGSERDRALTSLVRDEAAAILGHASPDEVALDRRFLDLGFDSLASVQLSRRLSTVIGQQLAPPVVFEHPTVTELAAYLGSLVARQDRAAPSGQLTPAGVRDLYRQACSIGRFVEGVEVLQAVAKLRPVFHELAEFGAARPPVRLASGPASCALVCVPSMVAPSGPHSFARLALHLHGQRNVYGLSLPGFDEGEHLPATSELVVDLLVDLIAGEFADAPVALAGYSSGGWLAHAVAAGLEARGQRPGAVVLLDTWLPGDRIPTEDIQEELRGIAVNDQAFALMTEAQVTAQGAYLTLFEKWKPSPVEAPVLLVRAEERMPQLSPDDQATIAEHGWTTDWEIEHLTLEVAGNHQTMMNEHAASTAQDLHRWLTSLDQTP, encoded by the coding sequence ATGCACGTTTCTCCCACCTCCGGGGCCCCTTCCGCCGGGGATTCCGACGGCTCGGCGAACAGACTCCGTGCACGCCTGACCGATCTCCCGGAATCCGGTCAGATCCGAGTCGTCCTCCAGCTGATAACCGAGCTTGTCGGTGTTCTGACTGACCGCGATTCCTCACGAATCCCGGTCGATCCCCTCGTTTCGTGGCGGCGCCTTGGAATCTATCGCGACGTCGCCGGTCGGCTGCGGTCGCGGCTGGAGTCTGAGACCGGCCTGGCGCTCCCCGCCACCCTCCTGTTCGACCGGCCGTCGCCGCATGCCCTGGCGGCGTACCTGTGCGCCCGCGTCCTGGGGAGCGACGACGAGGCGGACGTGGCCCTCGGCGGTCCCATGGGCGGGGCCGTCGCCGGGGACCCCGTGGCTATCGTCGGCATGGCCTGCCGGCTGCCCGGTGGCGCCGACTCGCCGGCCGCGCTGTGGGAGCTGGTGCGGGACGGCCGCGAGGGCATCGTCGGGCTGCCGACGAACCGCGGCTGGGACCTGGACGCGCTCTACGCCCCGGACCGCGAGCAGCCGGGAACGATCTACACGCGGCACGGCGGGTTCCTGCCGGACATCAGCCTGTTCGATCCCGGCTTCTTCGGCATCGGCCCCCGTGAGGCCGCGGCGATGGACCCCCAACAGCGGCTGATGCTGGAGATCAGCTGGGAGGCGTTCGAACGCGCGGGCGTCGACCCCGGCTCCCTGCGCGGCAGCAGGACCGGCGTCTTCACCGGCGTGTCCCTCCAGGACTACGGGCCGCCCTGGCACCGAGCCCCGGCCGAGGCCCAGGGCCAGCTGCTCACCGGGAACGCGCTCGGCGTCGTCGCCGGCCGGGTGTCCTACACGTTCGGGTTCGAGGGCCCGGCGCTGAGCGTGGACACGCAGTGCTCCAGCTCGCTGGTGGCCATCCATCTGGCCGTGCGGTCGCTGCTGTCGGGTGAGTGCGGGTTGGCGCTGGCCGGCGGCGTGACGGTGATGACGACACCGGGCATGCTGCTGGAGTTCAGCCGCAAGCAGGGCCTGGCGCCCGACGGCCGGTGCAAGCCGTTCTCCGCGGACGCCGACGGGACCGGCTGGGCGGACGGCGCCGGCGTGCTCCTGCTGGAACGGCTGTCCGACGCGCGCCGGCACGGCCACGAGGTACTCGCGCTGGTCCGCGGCACGGCGATCAACCAGGACGGCGCCAGCAACGGACTGGCGGCGCCCAGCGGCAGCGCCCAGCGACGCCTCATCCTGGCGGCGCTGGCCAGCGCGGGACTCGACCCGGGTGACGTGGACGTCCTGGAGGCGCACGGCACGGGCACCGCGCTCGGCGACCCGATCGAGGCCGAGGCCGCCGTCGCCACCTATGGTCGTGGCCGCCCGCCCGGCCGGCCGCTGCACCTCGGGTCGCTGAAGTCGAACATCGGTCACACGCAGGCGGCGAGCGGCGTCGCCGGCGTGATCAAGATGGTGCAGGCCATGCGGCATGGCCTGCTGCCGCGGACCCTCCACGTGCGGGAGCCGTCCCCGCACGTCGACTGGTCCGCCGGCGGCGTCTCCCTGCTCACCGAGCAGCGCCCGTGGGAAGCCCCGGAAGGCGCGCCAAGGCGGGCGGCGGTCTCCTCCTTCGGCGTGAGTGGCACCAACGCCCACCTGATCCTCGAGGAAGCCGTGGCGCCGCCCGAGACGAGCGAGCCGCCGGGCGCCGACCGGCCCGCTGCCACGACATCCCGGCCGCGCGCGGCGCACGCGCCGGCCCCGGTGCCGATCGTCCTGTCCGGCCGGACAGCCGAGGCCGTGGGCGCCAACGCCGCGCGGCTGGCCGGTCATCTGGACCGCCACCTCGAGATCACCCCGCTCGACGTCGGACTCACGCTGAGCGGCAGGGTCCGCTTCGAGTCCCGGGCCGTCGTCATCGTCTCCGACGAGCGCGGAGGTCACGCGCATCTGGTCAACACCCTGACGAGGCTCGCCGAGAACCGCTCCACGGCCGGCCTGATCTCGGGGGTGGCGCGCCCGGCGGTCTCGGGCGGGCGGACGGCGTTCCTGTTCACCGGGCAGGGCAGTCAACGCCCGGGAATGGGCCGGCTCCTGTACCGGGCCTACCCGGAGTTCGCGCGGGCGCTGGACGAGATCTGCGACCGGTTCGCCCCGCTGCTGCGCCGTCCGCTGCGGAAGGTCATGTTCGCGCCGGCCGGCTCGGCCGACGCCGCTCTGCTCGACCAGACCGCGTACACGCAGGCCGCGCTCTTCACCTTCCAGACGGCGCTGTTCCGGCTCCTCCAGTCCTGGGGCCTGCGGCCCGACACCCTCGTCGGGCACTCCATCGGCGAGCTGACCGCGGCCCACGCCGCCGGGGTCTGGACCCTCGACGACGCCTGCGCGCTGGTCGCGGCCCGAGGCCGGCTGATGCAGGAATGCCGGCCCGGGGGCGCCATGACCGCGATCCGAGCCGGCGAGGCGGACGTCCGCTCCTCGATCGCCGGGCTGGCCGGACAGGTCGAGATCGCCGCCGTGAACGGCGCCCGGTCCACCGTGATCGCGGGCGACGCGGACGCGGTCGCCCGGGTGGCCGCCGACTGGACGCGGCGCGGCGCGCGCACGAAGAGGCTGACCGTCAGCCACGCGTTCCACTCACCACACATGGACGGCATGCTCGCGGCCTTCCGGACGGCGGCGCGGGCGGTCACCTACCACCCGCCGTCCCTGCCCGTCATGTCCAACCTGACCGGTGGGGCCGCCACCGAGGCTGACCTGATGTCGCCCGAGTACTGGGTTCGCCACGTGCGTGAGCCGGTCCGGTTCCTCGACGGGGTTCGCGCGCTGCACCGGGACGGCGTGCGGGCGTTCGTCGAGATCGGGCCCGACGCCGTCCTGACCGCGCTCGTGCCGGGCTGCCTGCCCGAGGGCGCCGCCGCCGAGGACCTGGCCGCGGTCGCGACCAGCCGGGCCGGCCGCTCCGAACCCGAGACGCTGCTCGTCGCCCTCGCCGAGCTGGACGTCGCGGGCGTCGCGGTCGACTGGGCGAGGCTGTGCGCCGGCCGCGGCGGCCGCCCGGTCGACCTGCCGACCTACGCCTTCCAGCGCAGGCGCTACTGGGTCGACGGCGCGGCCGTCGCGCCGGCGCCCGTCGCGGCGGCGTCGACAGGCGCCCGGGCGACGGGACCGGACAGCTGGCGCTACCAGGTCCGGTGGGAGCCGCTGTCCGGCGAGCGGGCCGCGGCGGCGGCCGCCGGTCACCTCGCCACGGGCGCATCGATCAGGGGCACCTGGCTGGTGGTGACAGGGCCGGCGGGGATCGACGGCCAGACGCTCTCCCGGCTGTCCTGGCTCCTCGAACGCCTCGGCGGCCGGCCGGTCCACATCCCCCTCGCCGTGGCCGACGCGGAGCGCGGCCGGCTCGCGGCGGTGCTGTCGAAGCACAGCTCCAGCCGGGACGACCAGATCGGTGGCATCGTCTCGCTGCTCCCGTTCGAGGAGCAGCCCAACACCCTGCACCCGGGGCTGACCGACGGGCTCGCCTTCACCTGCCTGGTCGCGCAGGCGCTCGACGACCTCGGCCAGAACGCGCCGCTGTGGTGCGTCACCCGTGGCGCGGTCAGCACCGGAGCGCTCGATCCGGTCACCGCGCCGACCCAGGCGATGGTGTGGGGGCTGGGCCGCGCGCTGGCGCTGGAACGCCCCGACGCCTGGGGCGGCCTCCTCGACCTCCCGGCCACCCTCGACGACGAGGCGCTGGCCCTGGCCGGCGTCGCGCTCACCGCGCCTGGCGGCGAGGACCAGCTGGCGGTGCGCGGCGGCGCGCTGCTCGTCCCACGTCTCGTCCCGGCCGAGCCGGCCGACGCCACGGCGGCGTCCTGGCGACCGAGCGGAACCGTTCTGATCACCGGTGGGACCGGCGCGCTCGGCGCCCACGCCGCCCGCCGGTTCGCCCGGGACGGCGCCGCGCGCCTCGTCCTGGTCAGCCGGCGCGGGCCGGCCGCCCCCGGGGTCGGGGAGCTGGTCGCGGACCTCGAGGCGCTGGGTTCCACGGTGACCGTCGAGGCATGCGACCTCGCCGACCGCGACCAGGTCACGGCGCTGCTCGACCGGGCGACGGGCTTCGACGAGCCGCTGACAGCCGTCGTGCACGCGGCCGGCGTCCTCGGCCCTGTCGCGCCGCTACGCGAGCTCGGCCTCGGCGAGCTCGAACAGGTGGTGACCGGCAAGGCCGGCGGAGCGGCGCTGCTGGACGAGCTGACCAGCCCGGCCAACGGCGACGGCGTCCCGCTGGAGGCCTTCGTGCTGGTCTCCTCCATCTCGGCGACCTGGGGCAGCGGCGGCCAGAGCGGGTACTGCGCGGGCAACGCCTACCTGGACGCCCTGGCCTCGCACCGGCACGGCCGCGGGCTGCCGGCCACCTCCGTCGCCTTCGGTCCCTGGGCCGAGGCGGGCCTCGGTGCCGAGCCGACGTTGCGCGACTACCTGGCGCGGCGCGGCGTCGCTCCCCTGCCGGCCGAGCCCGCCGTCACCGCCCTGGCGGAGGCGGTCGCCGCCGGCACGGCGGCGACGACGGTGGCCGACGTCGACTGGGGACGTTTTCTGCCGCCGTTCACCGCGCCGCGCCCCACCCGATTCTTCGACGAGCTCAGCGAGCGCCCGGTCCGAGCCGCCACGCCGCCGGCGGCGGCCGGCCTCCCGGTCGACCCCGCGGCGGGCGACCAGCGGGCCGGCCTCGCCCGTCTCACCGGATCCGAACGCGACCGGGCGCTGACCAGCCTGGTCCGCGACGAGGCCGCGGCGATCCTCGGCCACGCGTCGCCGGACGAGGTAGCGCTCGACCGCCGGTTCCTGGACCTCGGGTTCGACTCGCTGGCCTCGGTCCAGCTCAGCCGCCGCCTGTCGACCGTGATCGGCCAGCAGCTCGCCCCACCCGTCGTCTTCGAGCACCCGACCGTGACGGAGCTGGCCGCGTACCTCGGCTCGCTGGTCGCCAGGCAGGACCGGGCGGCGCCGAGCGGCCAGCTCACGCCGGCCGGGGTGCGCGACCTCTACCGGCAGGCCTGCTCGATCGGGCGGTTCGTCGAGGGCGTCGAGGTGCTCCAGGCCGTCGCCAAGCTCAGGCCGGTCTTCCACGAGCTGGCCGAGTTCGGGGCGGCGCGGCCACCCGTCAGGCTCGCGTCCGGTCCGGCGTCGTGCGCCCTCGTCTGCGTCCCGTCCATGGTCGCGCCCTCCGGGCCGCACAGTTTCGCCCGGCTGGCGCTGCACCTGCACGGCCAGCGAAACGTCTACGGACTTTCGCTGCCGGGCTTCGACGAGGGCGAGCACCTGCCCGCGACGTCGGAACTCGTCGTCGACCTGCTGGTCGACCTGATCGCCGGGGAGTTCGCCGACGCGCCGGTGGCGCTGGCCGGCTACTCCTCCGGCGGCTGGCTGGCGCACGCGGTCGCCGCCGGGCTGGAAGCGCGCGGGCAGCGGCCGGGCGCGGTCGTCCTGCTCGACACCTGGCTGCCCGGCGACCGCATCCCGACCGAGGACATCCAGGAGGAGCTGCGCGGCATCGCCGTGAACGACCAGGCGTTCGCGCTCATGACCGAGGCGCAGGTCACGGCCCAGGGCGCCTATCTGACCCTGTTCGAGAAATGGAAGCCGAGCCCCGTCGAGGCGCCGGTCCTGCTCGTCCGCGCCGAGGAGCGGATGCCCCAGCTGTCCCCGGACGACCAGGCGACGATCGCCGAACACGGCTGGACGACCGACTGGGAGATCGAGCACCTCACGCTGGAGGTCGCCGGCAATCACCAGACGATGATGAACGAGCACGCGGCGTCGACCGCGCAGGATCTCCATCGCTGGCTGACCAGTCTCGACCAGACCCCATGA
- a CDS encoding MMPL family transporter, which translates to MTSTGRVLLAALCARHHWVVVGQWAICLVMLVVLVRGHGARFNTDVAVPGSDSARALDLVSRALGGTEIPDTDTVVLHARHGTVDDPLVRAQITALVAQLGKVPRVAGVVDPFSPAGAVVLGVDPVSANRHTAVASVIVKGSALHPDRATAQRLVSTARSYDGPSLQVEVAGPDAAAVNATAISPWPILGALLAALLLLAATLRSRGAVVVCAVTTAVATATALAVVALLSHVTTMTLYAPLLAAVVAAGTSLGGTVVVVHRAQSGLREGAAPLEAVTRAAAQTGFAIACGGLCVTLAMDAVVALGLPFFSGVALGSAAAGTATGLVILTLLPALLAICGPRLLGWTERQHLTTSGRGLSHPPGLRARWAGLVHRRPLVAACAAGLLLVVLAAPAVTLKLGGADDGAESTSSSTRRAYDLLSADFFPGLNGPMIVAVELGPAATAVSPDALVATLGRTPGVERAAVNVNNAKAGVAMIRVFPAVGPRSPAATALLSRLREQVIPRALAGTGSRAYVGGSTALFADMAASFQGATTGFLAIVLLALLGCAYLMLRSATLAAALALASALSILAAAGVLALLFQTSLVTRALGLATGPVEPSLLVIVLVAVFGLLPGLNFSLLVRLLEPAGPRDSKGRARGRRGATGPVRLGHADVGHVMLTMNLVMLFLFAAVAAQPARMMKVVGCGLAAGVAIDAFLLRATLLPALLHLLDRRSAPAAAGERVGTPDRRRSVAELDWTQSLVGGAPTPATAVHDGVERVTVPIRISRTE; encoded by the coding sequence GTGACCTCCACTGGACGGGTGCTTCTCGCGGCGTTATGCGCCCGGCATCACTGGGTGGTCGTCGGCCAGTGGGCCATCTGCCTGGTGATGCTCGTTGTCCTGGTGCGTGGGCACGGCGCCCGGTTCAACACCGACGTCGCCGTCCCGGGCAGCGACTCGGCGCGTGCGCTCGACCTCGTCAGCCGCGCGCTGGGCGGGACCGAGATACCGGATACCGACACGGTGGTGCTGCACGCCCGGCACGGAACGGTCGACGACCCGCTGGTGCGGGCGCAGATCACCGCGCTGGTGGCGCAGCTCGGCAAGGTGCCGCGGGTCGCCGGCGTCGTCGATCCGTTCAGCCCGGCCGGCGCGGTCGTCCTCGGCGTCGACCCGGTGAGCGCGAACCGGCACACCGCGGTCGCGTCGGTGATCGTGAAGGGCTCGGCGCTGCACCCCGACCGAGCCACGGCGCAGCGACTGGTCTCCACGGCGCGTTCCTACGACGGGCCCAGCCTTCAGGTCGAGGTCGCCGGCCCGGACGCGGCCGCGGTCAACGCCACCGCCATCTCGCCGTGGCCGATCCTCGGCGCGCTCCTGGCGGCTCTGCTGCTGCTCGCGGCCACCCTGCGTTCCCGCGGCGCGGTCGTCGTCTGCGCGGTGACCACCGCGGTGGCCACGGCGACCGCGCTGGCCGTCGTCGCGCTGCTCTCGCACGTGACGACGATGACCCTCTACGCGCCGCTGCTCGCTGCCGTCGTCGCGGCCGGGACCAGCCTGGGCGGCACGGTGGTCGTCGTGCACCGGGCCCAGAGCGGCCTGCGCGAGGGGGCGGCACCCCTGGAGGCGGTGACGCGGGCCGCCGCGCAGACCGGCTTCGCGATCGCGTGTGGCGGCCTGTGCGTCACCCTGGCGATGGACGCGGTGGTGGCCCTGGGACTGCCGTTCTTCAGCGGCGTCGCGCTGGGCTCCGCCGCGGCGGGGACGGCGACCGGGCTGGTGATCCTGACCCTGCTGCCGGCACTGTTGGCGATCTGCGGCCCACGGCTGCTCGGCTGGACGGAACGCCAGCACCTGACCACCAGCGGACGCGGCCTGAGCCATCCGCCCGGGCTGCGGGCGAGGTGGGCCGGCCTGGTGCACCGCCGGCCCCTGGTCGCGGCCTGCGCCGCCGGCCTGCTGCTGGTGGTGCTCGCCGCCCCGGCGGTGACCCTCAAGCTTGGCGGCGCCGACGACGGCGCCGAGTCGACGTCGTCGTCCACCCGGCGCGCCTACGACCTGCTCAGCGCCGACTTCTTTCCCGGGCTGAACGGGCCGATGATCGTCGCCGTCGAACTCGGCCCCGCCGCCACGGCCGTCTCCCCGGACGCGCTCGTCGCCACGCTCGGCCGAACTCCCGGGGTCGAGCGGGCGGCGGTGAACGTGAACAACGCCAAGGCGGGCGTAGCCATGATCCGCGTCTTCCCCGCGGTCGGGCCGCGCTCGCCGGCCGCCACCGCCCTGTTGAGCCGGCTGCGCGAGCAGGTGATCCCGCGGGCGCTGGCCGGGACCGGCTCGCGGGCCTACGTCGGCGGGTCCACCGCCCTGTTCGCCGACATGGCGGCGAGCTTCCAGGGCGCGACGACCGGGTTCCTCGCGATCGTCCTGCTGGCTCTGCTGGGCTGCGCGTACCTGATGCTGAGATCGGCGACACTGGCCGCCGCCCTCGCGCTGGCGAGCGCGCTGTCGATTCTCGCCGCGGCCGGCGTGCTCGCCCTGCTGTTCCAGACCAGCCTGGTCACCCGCGCGCTCGGACTCGCCACAGGGCCGGTCGAACCGTCGCTGCTGGTGATCGTCCTGGTCGCCGTGTTCGGCCTGCTGCCCGGGCTGAACTTCAGCCTGCTCGTCCGGCTGCTGGAGCCCGCCGGCCCGCGGGACTCGAAGGGAAGGGCTCGTGGCCGCCGTGGCGCCACCGGGCCCGTCCGGCTCGGCCACGCGGACGTCGGCCACGTCATGCTCACCATGAACCTGGTGATGCTGTTCCTGTTCGCGGCCGTCGCCGCGCAGCCGGCCCGGATGATGAAGGTGGTTGGCTGCGGCCTCGCCGCCGGCGTCGCCATCGACGCGTTCCTGCTGCGGGCGACGCTGCTGCCCGCCCTCCTGCACCTGCTCGACCGCCGATCGGCGCCCGCCGCCGCGGGAGAACGGGTCGGCACGCCCGACCGGCGCCGGTCGGTGGCGGAGCTCGACTGGACGCAGTCGCTCGTCGGCGGGGCGCCGACCCCGGCGACCGCCGTACACGACGGTGTCGAGCGCGTGACCGTGCCGATCCGAATCTCCCGCACGGAGTAG